CCGCTTTCACCACCAACGCTGACAATGCCGCACTCACCGGGGCGGGCGCATTGGAGTGCGCCGGAGGCAACCAGAAATGCAGCGGAAATAACGCCATTTTCAACGCCAACCCTGCCAACATCAGCAACAGTGCTGCCCAGCCCAAGGGGTTAACTTGCAATGCCTCGGCAATTTGCACAGCGTTCAGCGTGCCATACGCGGCATACAGCAAGGTGATAGCCATTAGATACAGCATCGACCCCAATAGCCCCACCACCAGATAGCGCAAGGCTGCCCGCAATGCCGCCCGTTTCGCCCCTAACGCGGTGAGTGCCGACGCTGAAATTCCCAACAATTCCAAGGTGACATACACATTGAACAAATCACCCGCCAAAAACAATGCATTCAACGCCGTGGCTAACAACAACCACAACGGCCAAAACAATTCATGCTGACGCTGCGTCCGAAAATATTGCCGCGCATACACACTGCACCCCAACACCACCAGACTGCTCATCAGCACCATGACTGCCGCCAAGCCATCCGCATACAAACTGATGCCCAGACCGATTTCCCAGCCACCCAGCGCCAGCTCTTGCACCCCGGCGTGTTGCACCACCCACAACAGCCAGACCGCACATCCCGCCGTTAACGCGCTGCTAACCCAACCAATCGTCGCCGCGTGTTGCCGCCACACCGTTGCCAGCAATGCGCCCAGCAACGGCAGACTAATCACCCAAACGACACTCGCAGCTTCATTCATTGGCTGCATCCTCCAAACGGCGGATAATCACCAATGCCAGTGCCGTTGCACTGACAGCCACCACAATACCGGTCAAAACCAAGGCATGAGGCACAGGGTCTGGGGGCAGATTTTCACCGCGATACGCCACCGCGATCAGCGTCAGAAACACCCCCGCGCCCATCACATTCAAGCTAATAATTTTGCGCACATAATGGGCATGTAACCAAGTTCCCCACAAACCAATGGCGAACAGGAAAATGCCAGCGCACACATACAAAAACTGCGGATTGATTGCACTTAACCCCGCCATCACGCTGCCTCCTTCTGCGGTATCCCGCCCATGAAAGCCAACGTCAGCGTCATCCCAATCGACACCGTAGCCAGCATTTCAATCAATAATATCCACCATTTTGCATAAGCGACCGGGTAATGCAGGAAACCCTGCCCCCACCCCAACAGCCCCAAACCCACCAGCAAAAACACGCCCGTTCCTGCCACCAAGCCCAAGCGCACCAACCACCGCGCCGTCGGCAAACCCGCAGAGGAATAACCTGCCAAGCGCAGCAAAATGCCCGCCCCCGCCAGCAATGCCCCCGCCTGAAATGCTCCACCCGGTGAATGCGCTCCCGCCCACAGAATGTAACCCGCCATTAGAATCAATAAGGGCACTAACCACACCGCCAATTGGCTGAACGCGGCTTCCGTCACATACGTCGCACGCACATACCCCAAGGCACGAATCCCCAAAATGGCCGCCAACAACACCGCCAATTCCAACAAGGTATCCCACGCCCGAAAATTCAATAACACCGCCGTTACCGGGTGGCTAACCCCGCTGAATGCCAATTGCGCATCCACCGCCGCACCTTTGCGCCAGGTTTGTTCCACCGTCGGCAATATTGATAACAAGCCCCACGCAATCGCCGTACCCAACACCATCACCAACACCCCCGCGCCCCATACCAAGGCAGGGTGTTGTGGAAACCGATCGGTTTGTTGATGCGTATCGCGCCGCAAGGTTGCCATTAACAACGCCCCGCCCAACCCCGCCCCAATCGCGGCTTCCGCCAGCGCAATATCCGGGGCGTGTAACCGCGCCCACACCAACGCCAATACCAAACCAAACACGATAAACAGCATCATGCTACGCCGCCGATCACTGCTAAGTACCGCCGCTACTGCCAATAACAGCAACACCGCCACCAGCAACAGATCCAAAACACCCCATAAGCCATCAAGCAGATTCATCGTGTCTCTCCTGTTGCCGATGCAGGAATACCGCAATCAAATGCGCATTCACCGCACTCGCCACCAATGCCAGCAACCACACCAAGACGAATTTAATCGCCCACAACACATCGGGTACTTGGAATAGCAAGCCTGTCATGATTAACCCCAAGCCCAAATTATCCGCCTTCGTCAGGGCATGAAGCCGCGCAAACGTATTGGGAAACCGCCACAACCCCAACAAACCGGACACGAAGAAAAACAAGCCCAGCAACAGCAATAGCACGGAAAGCGCGTCAAGGATCATGATTTGCCCCCCCGTTGCCGGTGAGTAAAGACTGCCGTCACCAATACCGCCAACAACACCAGAATCAAGGCAGTATCCAAAAACGCCCGTTGCTGCATCACCACTGCCAGCACCAACAAAATCGCGACACCCAAGGTTCCCAACAACTGCACCGCCAACAAGCGGTCAGTCAACCGCGCCCGCGATAAAATAATCAGTAAACTGATGAGTAACACCAGCGCCAATACCACCACCACCGCCAATAGCACCGTATTCATAGCGTCCCCTTGTAACAAGGCAATGCAAACAAATCACAGACCCGCCGCTCCAAACGGGCTAAATCTTCCGCCACTGCCCCACGATCATCGAGTACATGCAAGCACAACTTGCCATTTTCTGACACGCACACGCTCACCGTACCCGGCAATAAACTGATGCAATACATAAAAAACGAGCGGATTGGCCCTTGAGGAAAAATAAGACGGTATTCATAGAACGCGACAGACAATGACACGCGCGGTTGCCACACCCGCAACGCAATATCCAAGCCACCACGGAATGACTCAAGCAGGAAAAACACCACAAAACGCAGTGCACCAAGGAATGAAAATGTTAAGGGATAAGGAACATGGCGCTGCAACCGATAACTCCACAGCGCCAACATAATGAACGGCAGCCCTACCAGCAAAGAACTGAGATCACCACTGGTCAACAACAACCAAAGTGCCAGCAATAACACAAAGAAGAGACTCACTAACCGCATAACGCTTTACCCTCTGCTTGGGCTTATTTCCTAGTAGCAATGTCAAGAATGACATTACTATAGTTAACGCGCAGGGGGTCCTGCCAATTTACGTCAGATTAATTGAATAGCTTGACAAACCAATGCAGATTAGTTAGTGAGATTCAGTGGTAGGCACACACAACGTTAATACGGCAAATGCAGGTAAATCTCCTCTTCTTCTTCCATCATGTGAATCGCGTCATCTAACGGTAGCTGTTGGGGGTTTTCCGAGCTGCACGCATTGAGCTTTGCAAACAGCGCATCTTGTTCCAGCAGGTAACGTTCACCGCTCGCCAGTTGCACATACGCTGCCCAAGGGATGAATTTGGTCAGAACAAAGGTCTGCTCCGGTGAGGGGGAAATGTCGACATGCAGCCCTGCAAGGTATACAAGGTTACGTCCGCGATAGTTTTTATCCTGTGAAATGCTGCGATAAGCGCGGTCAAATTCCGCTTGAGTATTGGCTTGCGCGGCGGTCAACATCGGTTCGGCAGAAGTGACAATCCACGGCATCGCGCCAATCAGGTTTTGTTCGAGCTGGCGGCTACCATCCACGTCTTCGCGCAAGCTGGTGTGGAATGTGAAATATTCCGGCAACAGTGCATCCCCAATGGGCTGACGCTCCCCAGCTTTGAAAAACCAGCTCATGTGTTGGCAGAAGGTTTGCGTTGCCATAAAGGTGCGCGACGTGCTCTGGATCGACAGCGGAATCACTTCACCATCAAGGTTGTGTTCCACAATCTTTTCCAAGTGCAATACCAAACTGCGTTCACGGCTGCGTGACAGGTATTGATTATCCAGCGTCACGCGGCAATGGTCGGCTCGCATGTCGACGGTGATATTGCGGCAGGCGAATTCGTATTCATTCAAATACCAATTAATCGTGGCGTGGATTTTGCCGCAGTTGCTGGAGCAGCGGTGATTAACGGACTGGATGCGCCGGTATGTGCCAAAGGTATAGGTTTCAGGGTCATAACCGACATGGCTGGCATGGACAATCACCAGATCTTTACCGTGATGGGCGTGCGGGCCATGACGGTCACACGCCATAATGCCGCCGACCTGCCCATGATTAAAGGGGAATGTACCGAAATGCTTTGCCAGCAAAATGATCGGGTAGCCTTGGCTTTCGTCCGAGCAAAACGCACGTGAGGGCATGATTTTGCCCGGTTCAAAGCCTAAATCAAGACACCAGTTATACAGACGTGGTACGAAACTGCTGTAACGGAACCAGTAGTCTTCCATACGGAAGTGACCGAGGCTGGCTTGCACGTTCTGATGGACGTTGTACATGAGAGGCTTCCGGTGATGACAAGAATGTTAAAGTGTCGACATTACCAAAAAATAGTGCGCTGCACAAAGCAGTGATTCAACCAGAGTTGGGATCAAGAACTGACCCGGCGCGTCAATGGCGAGTAGTTCGTAGTAGTCTGTTTCTATTGAAGGTTGACGGCTGTACCGCTAACCGTGACCATCAACATGCCGCCACTGTTACCCATGGTGATGTTTTCGTAGTCAAGGTCGATGCCGACGACAGCGTTTGCACCCAGGCTTTTGGCTTGGGCTTCCATTTCGGTAAAGGCGATTTCACGGGCTTTACGCAATTCTTTTTCGTAGGAGGCGGAGCGTCCGCCGATAATGTCGCGGATTCCGGCAAAAAAGTCTTTGAAGACGTTTGCGCCAAGAATGGCTTCGCCTGTCACCACGCCGAGGTATTGGGTGATGCGTTTGCCTTCAATCGTGGGGGTAGTGGATTGGATCATGGGGCACTCCTGTTTTACAGTGATTTCTGGTGTTGATCATATAACAAGGGCTGAAAATGACTGGTTCAGCCCTTTCTGGATAGGGTTTATGGTTGCGCTGGCTTGGCGGTATCGGTGTTTTTTGTGCCTTGCTGCGCTTGTTCCCATTTCTGTAATTCTGTGCGGTAAATGTCCCACACGCAGGGGTCACAGCCGCTTTCGCAGCATTCGTTTGTTCCCATTTCTGTAATTCTGTGCGGTAAATGTCCCACACGCAGGGGTCACAGCCGCTTTCGCAGCATTCGTTGGGGGCGGGTGGTTGGGGTTTTTCGGTGAGGTCGAATTCTGGCATAGAGGGGTCTCCTGATTGAGTTAGCGAAACATAGCAAGTTGGGATTGGTGGGGCTAGTGTTTTGCATTATGCGATACTTTGCGAACATAACGGATTTGAGGAATACGCCATGAAGCATTCAGATTTTCAAATTGGCACGGAGTTTTTTACAGCCGCCGGACGTTGGCGGTGTACTGACGTGGGTACTCGTGTGATTGTGGCGATTTCGCTAGAGCCAAGGGAAATTATGCGTCAGTGGACTGACGCGAAAGGGGAACGTATGCAAGAAACCTTCATCAGCGATGACCCGCGTGACCTTATCGGGCCACCGTATAGTGTGGCGGAGTTGGTGTTTGACGAATACGATCTGGATGGGTGTTCCACTGACCCCGATGATTTTCTCTGACGGGGGCTGAGATAACAATTTGTTTGAGTTTGCTATACTGAGCCATCGACATCACAGCATGTGAGGAAATAACGTATGACAACGGTAACAGTCCAAGTGCCTGATTCTGTGCTGCCTTCGCTGCACCTTGATCCTGCGGGTTTCGTGCGTGAGATGCGTCTTGCTGCTGCGATCAAATGGTACGAATTGCGGCGCGTATCTCAGGAAAACGCTGCTGGGATTGCAGGCGTGAGTCGTGCAGACTTCATCACCGCATTATCACAGGCACAAGTTTCCCCCTTTCAGTTAAACGAAGCAGAATTGTGTGAGGAGCTGCATGAACTCTGTTAAGCACAACTACACAGACGAGCGTCAGCAATGGTTGGATAATCCGACATTGGAAGAAATCAGAGCCGATATTCTCAGACTCAAGCAAGACCCACGCAATCCATTGAAGCAGCAAGAATCCCACTTTCGGCTGCGGGTAGAGCGGGGACGTGGCAAGACTGAGCGCGGGCTGGAGTTGCTACGTAAGGCGATGCGTGAGTAGAATGAAACATCCTATTTTTCTTGTGCAAAGGTGAAATACCATGATCCCTAATGCCGTACTACAGGACTTTGAAACACTACCCTCAGATGCGCAACAGCAGGTTATTGATTTCATAGCTTTTATCAAGGCACGTTACCAAGCAAGGGTAACAAAACAACCCCAGAGTACACTGGAAAGCTCTTTCGGCAGCATCAAGGTGAAGAAAAAAGTGACCTTGGAACAAATGGATGAAGCTATCCGTCAACGTGGGGCAACACTTTGATTGCGGTCGATACCAACATACTGGTTCGGGTTCTGACAAATGATGAGGAATCACCAGCACAAACAGAGCAAGCACGCGCTTTGGTAAAAGCGGCGGGGCGTGTTTTTGTGCCACAAGTAGTGCAGGTTGAGTTTGTTTGGGTCTTAGAGCAGGCTTATGATCTTGAAAAAGATGAAGTTGTCGCTGCTTTAGAAACTTTGCGCGATGATCCTACTTACGAGTTGCAGAATCCTGAGCACTTCATACAAGCCTTAATGCGTTTTTGCCAAAGCAATGCAGGGTTTGCGGATTCGATTATTGCGGTAGAAAGCCAGCAGGTCAACATGACGTTGTGGACATTTGATCGTAAGTTGAGTAAGCAAGAAGGTGTGCAGCGTTTATTACTGGCATCACTAGCAGAGTTTGAGAAATAGAACACTATTGTGGCGAAAACAGGGTATGTTCCAGATTTTCCCAGAAAAGATATATAGGTATTTGTTTTTAATGAGTTTTAAATGGTATTCATAGATTAATGAGTGAGTTAAAATTTAACCCAATATCTCAAAGTTCCTACTTTGTAACCGCACGATT
The window above is part of the Thiothrix winogradskyi genome. Proteins encoded here:
- a CDS encoding complex I subunit 5 family protein, coding for MNEAASVVWVISLPLLGALLATVWRQHAATIGWVSSALTAGCAVWLLWVVQHAGVQELALGGWEIGLGISLYADGLAAVMVLMSSLVVLGCSVYARQYFRTQRQHELFWPLWLLLATALNALFLAGDLFNVYVTLELLGISASALTALGAKRAALRAALRYLVVGLLGSMLYLMAITLLYAAYGTLNAVQIAEALQVNPLGWAALLLMLAGLALKMALFPLHFWLPPAHSNAPAPVSAALSALVVKAAFYLVVRLWFEVFAPLTTPVLANVLGALGAMAVLWGSWSALRAERLKLLAAYSSVAQLGYLVMFFPLLMVLEGEARQWLFGAMVLFALSHAFAKSALFLAAGILLRYAGHDRIRELSGTTQFLPLTTFIIALAGIALVGLPPSGAFLGKWYLLDAAFQTGQWWWVLVLVVGSLLATAYVFRLLGHAFGHLPAVKRPFVAATQEIPALALALMATFGLGLGAMSLWSWLAQTGTGAGL
- a CDS encoding cation:proton antiporter — translated: MILDALSVLLLLLGLFFFVSGLLGLWRFPNTFARLHALTKADNLGLGLIMTGLLFQVPDVLWAIKFVLVWLLALVASAVNAHLIAVFLHRQQERHDESA
- a CDS encoding Na+/H+ antiporter subunit E, which encodes MRLVSLFFVLLLALWLLLTSGDLSSLLVGLPFIMLALWSYRLQRHVPYPLTFSFLGALRFVVFFLLESFRGGLDIALRVWQPRVSLSVAFYEYRLIFPQGPIRSFFMYCISLLPGTVSVCVSENGKLCLHVLDDRGAVAEDLARLERRVCDLFALPCYKGTL
- a CDS encoding Na(+)/H(+) antiporter subunit B, with the translated sequence MNLLDGLWGVLDLLLVAVLLLLAVAAVLSSDRRRSMMLFIVFGLVLALVWARLHAPDIALAEAAIGAGLGGALLMATLRRDTHQQTDRFPQHPALVWGAGVLVMVLGTAIAWGLLSILPTVEQTWRKGAAVDAQLAFSGVSHPVTAVLLNFRAWDTLLELAVLLAAILGIRALGYVRATYVTEAAFSQLAVWLVPLLILMAGYILWAGAHSPGGAFQAGALLAGAGILLRLAGYSSAGLPTARWLVRLGLVAGTGVFLLVGLGLLGWGQGFLHYPVAYAKWWILLIEMLATVSIGMTLTLAFMGGIPQKEAA
- a CDS encoding cation:proton antiporter subunit C; the encoded protein is MAGLSAINPQFLYVCAGIFLFAIGLWGTWLHAHYVRKIISLNVMGAGVFLTLIAVAYRGENLPPDPVPHALVLTGIVVAVSATALALVIIRRLEDAANE
- a CDS encoding MrpF/PhaF family protein, encoding MNTVLLAVVVVLALVLLISLLIILSRARLTDRLLAVQLLGTLGVAILLVLAVVMQQRAFLDTALILVLLAVLVTAVFTHRQRGGKS
- a CDS encoding heavy metal-binding domain-containing protein, which produces MIQSTTPTIEGKRITQYLGVVTGEAILGANVFKDFFAGIRDIIGGRSASYEKELRKAREIAFTEMEAQAKSLGANAVVGIDLDYENITMGNSGGMLMVTVSGTAVNLQ
- a CDS encoding oxidoreductase-like domain-containing protein, with product MGTNECCESGCDPCVWDIYRTELQKWEQAQQGTKNTDTAKPAQP
- a CDS encoding DUF2281 domain-containing protein, translating into MIPNAVLQDFETLPSDAQQQVIDFIAFIKARYQARVTKQPQSTLESSFGSIKVKKKVTLEQMDEAIRQRGATL
- a CDS encoding UPF0175 family protein codes for the protein MTTVTVQVPDSVLPSLHLDPAGFVREMRLAAAIKWYELRRVSQENAAGIAGVSRADFITALSQAQVSPFQLNEAELCEELHELC
- a CDS encoding type II toxin-antitoxin system VapC family toxin, whose amino-acid sequence is MIAVDTNILVRVLTNDEESPAQTEQARALVKAAGRVFVPQVVQVEFVWVLEQAYDLEKDEVVAALETLRDDPTYELQNPEHFIQALMRFCQSNAGFADSIIAVESQQVNMTLWTFDRKLSKQEGVQRLLLASLAEFEK